One genomic region from Bradyrhizobium icense encodes:
- a CDS encoding NnrS family protein — protein MATMQKLRAYQGPALFSYGFRPFFLFGAVYAGAMVPLWLVVFAGHVSLPIAFAPRDWHVHEMLFGYVGAVIAGFLLTAVPNWTGRLPIQGVPLAILFAAWLGGRLAVTFSDFIGWEIALAVDAVFLLLLAAAAAREIIAGRKWNNLKVVGIVSLLAVANIAFHLEAHFDGLADYSTRLGVGLVVTLVCVIGGRIVPSFTRNWLARRKPGRLPVPFSRFDAIAVVAGVCAMIAWVVTPSGRFVASALGIAGLLHIVRLARWAGHRTVSDRLVLILHVAYAFVPAGFLLAALSALDLVVSSAGIHAWTGGAIGSMTIAVMTRASLGHTGQALSASIATQLVYASIVVAALARVCAAVDPTYSTPLLTIAGVAWAVAFLGFALAYAPLLCSARKF, from the coding sequence ATGGCAACGATGCAGAAGTTGAGGGCCTACCAGGGGCCGGCGCTGTTCTCCTACGGCTTCCGGCCGTTCTTTCTGTTCGGCGCCGTCTATGCCGGTGCGATGGTTCCGTTGTGGCTCGTGGTGTTCGCCGGCCATGTCTCGCTGCCGATCGCGTTCGCCCCGCGCGACTGGCACGTCCATGAGATGTTGTTCGGCTATGTCGGCGCAGTGATCGCCGGCTTTCTTCTGACGGCGGTACCGAACTGGACGGGCCGCCTTCCGATCCAGGGTGTTCCGCTCGCGATCCTGTTCGCCGCCTGGCTGGGCGGAAGGTTGGCTGTGACATTCTCCGATTTCATCGGATGGGAAATCGCATTGGCGGTGGATGCCGTCTTTCTGCTGTTGCTCGCTGCGGCAGCCGCCCGCGAGATCATCGCCGGACGCAAGTGGAACAATCTGAAGGTGGTCGGCATCGTTTCGCTGCTAGCCGTTGCCAACATCGCGTTTCATCTCGAAGCGCATTTCGACGGTCTGGCGGATTATTCCACGCGACTTGGCGTCGGCCTCGTCGTCACGCTGGTCTGCGTAATCGGGGGGCGGATCGTTCCGAGCTTTACGCGCAACTGGCTCGCGCGCCGCAAGCCGGGACGGCTGCCTGTCCCCTTTAGCCGCTTCGATGCGATCGCGGTGGTAGCGGGCGTCTGCGCCATGATCGCGTGGGTGGTGACTCCCTCGGGCCGCTTCGTCGCAAGCGCGCTAGGCATCGCCGGTTTACTCCACATCGTCCGCCTGGCTCGCTGGGCTGGCCATCGCACCGTATCGGACCGTCTCGTGCTGATCCTTCATGTGGCTTACGCGTTCGTACCAGCCGGCTTCCTGCTGGCGGCGCTGTCTGCATTGGACCTTGTCGTCTCCAGCGCCGGAATCCACGCCTGGACCGGAGGCGCGATCGGTTCGATGACGATCGCCGTGATGACCCGCGCCTCGCTCGGCCACACGGGGCAGGCGCTTTCGGCCTCCATTGCCACTCAGCTCGTCTACGCTTCGATCGTCGTCGCCGCGTTGGCGCGGGTATGTGCGGCAGTCGATCCGACCTATTCGACCCCGCTCCTGACGATCGCAGGTGTCGCATGGGCGGTGGCGTTTCTGGGCTTCGCGCTCGCTTACGCCCCGCTTCTATGCAGCGCGCGCAAATTCTAA
- a CDS encoding Crp/Fnr family transcriptional regulator produces the protein MASVDRSLVANLPMFAGLAPAEQDELLQEARSIRYPKGTAVFDQGAEADRFYLLLHGHLRVEKTTPQGQQSVVRYVSAGELFGVAQAMNLTHYPATAVAAVDSIALAWPSSSWNRLIAKYPSLATSALQTVGSRLQDTQARVMEMSNEQVEQRVAHALLRLAKQAGRKVDAGVEIDFPISRQDVAEMTGTTLHTVSRILSAWEQQGLVEGGRQRIVLRDAHRLHGLAEGEEAARIRKPGP, from the coding sequence ATGGCCTCAGTCGACCGCTCACTGGTCGCCAACCTGCCGATGTTCGCCGGCCTTGCGCCCGCCGAACAGGACGAACTGCTGCAGGAAGCGCGTTCGATTCGTTACCCGAAGGGTACCGCGGTTTTCGATCAGGGTGCGGAAGCGGATCGCTTCTACCTCCTGCTTCACGGGCATCTTCGCGTCGAAAAGACCACACCTCAGGGACAGCAGTCCGTCGTCCGCTACGTCTCTGCCGGGGAGCTCTTCGGCGTCGCGCAGGCCATGAATCTCACGCACTATCCAGCGACCGCCGTCGCCGCCGTGGACAGCATCGCGCTCGCCTGGCCCTCGTCCTCCTGGAATCGTCTGATCGCCAAGTATCCGAGCCTCGCAACAAGTGCGTTGCAGACCGTCGGCAGCCGCCTCCAGGATACCCAGGCCCGCGTCATGGAGATGTCGAACGAGCAGGTCGAGCAGCGCGTCGCGCATGCGCTGCTCCGCCTGGCCAAACAGGCCGGAAGAAAAGTCGATGCCGGCGTCGAGATCGACTTTCCGATCAGCCGGCAGGACGTCGCCGAGATGACGGGCACGACGCTGCACACCGTCAGCCGGATTCTCAGCGCGTGGGAGCAGCAGGGACTGGTCGAGGGCGGCAGGCAGCGCATCGTTCTGCGCGATGCGCACAGGCTGCACGGCCTCGCCGAAGGCGAAGAAGCCGCTCGGATACGTAAGCCCGGGCCCTAG
- a CDS encoding pseudoazurin, which yields MKKIAMLAAAAVLVLASSARAAEVEVKLLNKGTDGAVMVFEPAFVKIAPGDTVKFVSTDKGHNAESIKGMLPEGAAPFVGKNNEDIAVKFEQEGVYGIKCLPHYGMGMVALIVVGKPGNVDQAKAVPQVGKAKQVFAKLFDTLEASKTASR from the coding sequence ATGAAGAAAATAGCTATGTTGGCTGCCGCGGCGGTTCTGGTTCTGGCGAGCAGCGCCCGGGCGGCGGAGGTCGAAGTCAAGCTCCTCAACAAGGGAACCGATGGCGCAGTAATGGTATTCGAGCCGGCCTTCGTGAAGATTGCGCCCGGCGATACCGTCAAGTTCGTGTCTACGGACAAGGGCCACAACGCGGAGTCCATCAAGGGCATGCTCCCGGAGGGCGCAGCGCCGTTCGTCGGCAAGAACAACGAGGATATCGCCGTCAAGTTCGAGCAGGAAGGCGTTTACGGGATAAAGTGCCTGCCTCACTACGGCATGGGAATGGTTGCGTTGATCGTGGTCGGAAAGCCCGGCAACGTCGATCAGGCCAAGGCGGTTCCGCAAGTCGGAAAAGCAAAGCAGGTCTTTGCGAAGCTGTTCGACACGCTCGAAGCCAGCAAGACCGCATCTAGGTAG